The Triticum aestivum cultivar Chinese Spring chromosome 5A, IWGSC CS RefSeq v2.1, whole genome shotgun sequence genomic sequence AGGCCGACTTGGCGGAGTCCCTCGACGTGCGGTTCAAGCGGCAGGATGAGGAGGCCTCCAAGTCGATGCGCTCCATCGTGGGCGATCTGACGATGCGGATCGACGACCTCAAGATGTCGATCGGGGTCGACATGGATGAGATCCGAGCCGGAATGGAGCGACCGCTGACCGCTAACTCGTCGTCCATGGGCAACCGCCAGCAAGCCCATTCAGTCCAGATGGGCGCTAGCAAGGGAGGTGTGGAGGGCAGCCGCTCAACTCAACCAGTCAAGGGGAAGGATCATGTTCCATACGTTCCTCCCCCTGCCAGAGGTATGAGATCTGAGCTCAACCCCGTTCAATCATCTCGCTGCACTGAATTCCATCGAGAGGGTACTGAGCAATTTGGTTTTGGTCCTTGTATTGATCTGCCTCGGTTCGATGGTACCAATCTGAGACTATGGCAAACGAGATGTGAGGATTATTTCAGCATGTGTGGAACGCCCCGTCAGTTATGGATACAGTTTGCCTCCACCATGTTTGAAGGACCGGCAGCACGATGGTTGGAGTCTGTGCAGCACAGAGTTCCGGATGCATCGTGGGAGGAATTCTGCAGGCTGTTGCAGTGCCGTTTTGGTCGCAACCAACATCAGGCACTGGTGCGCAAATTTCACAGCATTTCTCAAGTTGGCACAGTAGAGGAGTATGTTGAACAGTTCGCTGAATTATATGACCAATTGTCAGCATATGAAGCGGTTCCTAAATCAGTTCATTATGTTACCAAGTTCATTGATGGGTTGAATTCTGCGGTCAGAGTTATGGTTGCATTACATCATCCCCAAGACTTGGATGCAGCATACGATCTGGCACTTCTACATGAATCTCTGACGAGTTCTTCTCCACAACCAAATCAGACTGCTAGGAGACAACAGTCAACATCGACAGTCAATCAACCTAAAGCATTGCCCACCAAATCCTCTGAAACACATAAGCAAACTGCTGGAGAAGATAAATGGGCTGCTCTTTGAGCTTATCGCAAGGCAAAGGGCCTGTGTTTCATGTGTGGAGAGAAGTGGGGCAGAGATGATCAATGTAAACAAGCAGTCTCATTACATGGTGGAATTCTTCTAATGCACTAGCAGTAATGGTTCAGAAACTGATGATGAGGAAGTTAATCTTATGGCCTTATCAGAAGCTGCAGAAGGAAAATCATCCAAAAGCAAGGCATTCCAACTGATGGTCGACATCAATGGACAGCAGAAAACTTTTTTGGTGCACTCTGGTAGTACACACTCATTTATAGATACTGCCACTGCTGCAAAATTACCAGGCCTGAAGAATTGTACAACAATCAAGGTCATAGTTGCAAATGGAGGAATAATGAATTGCTGCAGTTACATTCCCCAGTGTCAGTGGTCAGTGCAAGGAAATCTGTTCAAACATGATCTCAGAGTTTTACCTCTTAGTTGTTATGATGGAATTTTGGGAATGGACTGGTTATCCAGATTCAGCCCAATGACAGTTGACTGGGAACAAAAGTGGATGACATTTGCTGTCAATGGAAAAACAGTAACCTTACAAGGAATAGCACGAGTGGAATTTGCTTATACTATAATTGAACTGTCAGTAGTCACTGAGGAAAATGCAGCTAAGGTGTTACCAGAAATTCAGGTGTTGGTTGAGGAATATAAAGATGTTTTCTCAATTCCTGTTGGACTTCCACCAGAAAGAGCATGCGATCATTCCATTCCTCTCATACCCGATGCTAGGCCTTTTTCTCTTAAAACATATAGATTGGCCCCCGAATTAAAGGATGAAGTTGAGAAACAAATTCGGGAAATGCTTGACTCTAGAGTAATTAGAAGAAGTAACAGCCCCTTCTCTTCTCCTATTCTGTTCGTCAAAAAGAAGGATCACACTTGGAGATTGGTGGTGGATTACAGACGTCTGAATGCAATCACTATTAAGGGAAATTTTCCTATGCCAGTAATTGATGAGTTGCTAGATGAACTGCATGGAGCTCAATGGTTCACAAAACTTGATCTTAGGGCTGGATATCATCAAATCGGACTAGCTCCTGGTGAAGAATATAAGACTGCATTTAAAACACATCATGGTCACTTTGAGTTTAGAGTGGTGGGCTATGGTCTTACTGGTGCACCTAACACGTTTTAGGGAGCCATGAATGTTACATTATCTCAGGAACCAGAAATGTTGAGATTTTTTGTGTTGGtattctttgatgatattcttataTTCAGTAAAACTCGGAAACAACATCTTCAACATGTCAGAAGAGTACTGCAAGTATTAAGGAGAGATCAGTGGTATGTCAAAATTTCCAAGTGTGAGTTTGCATCTCAAAAATTACTTTATCTGGGCCACATCATTAGCAAAGATGGTGTGTCAACAGACCCAGAAAAGATCGGTACTATAGAACAGTGGCCAGCACATGTTCCTGTTAAGGAAGTTAGAAGTTTCCTGGGCTTGGCAGGATACTACAGGAAATTTATTCGCCATTTTGGTGTGATTGCAAAACCCCTGACCAATCTTCTGCGTAAGGGAAACATATTTGTGTGGACTAGCATAGAGGAAACAGCCTTCCAAACTCTTAAGGATGCATTAGTAACTGCCCCAGTCTTGGCCTTGCCTGATTTCCAAAAGGTGTTCACCATTGAGACAGATGCCAGTGATTGTGGTATTGGAGCAGTTTTAATGCAAGAGGGGCATCCTCTTGCTTTTGTCCGCAAGGCATTGGGCCCACGCAATCAGACTCTCTCAGTGTATGAAAAGGAGTTCTTGGCCATCTTGCTAGCTATAGAACAGTGGCGTTCTTATTTGCAACTCAAGGAGTTCCAGATAATCACTAATCAGAGAGCATTGGTCAGCCTGATAGAGCAACGACTGCATACAGCTTGGCAGCAAAAAGCTCTTACCAAATTGGTGGGCTTGAACTATAAGATAATATACAGGAAGGGAGATGATAATCGAGCTGCAGATGCTCTTTCTCGTAGACCTCACCCAACAGCAGACTGTTACATGATATCTTTGGTTCAGCCTGCTTGGATACAAGAGATCATACAGAGCTATTCATATGACATGGCCGCTCAGGCAATTATGTAGAAATTGACTGTTGATCCTAATGTTGATCCGGAGTTTACATTATGTGATGGACTGTTGAGATATAAGAAGAGAATCTGGATTGGTGCAGACGAACAGTTGCAAGCACAAGATCATTGTTAACTTGCATGCTAGCTCAGCTGGGGGCCACTCTGGTTTCCAGTAACATTCAGAAGAATTTCGCAACTCTTTTACTGGAAGAAtatgaaaaacatgatcaaatctgTTCTGCAACAGTGTGAAATTTGCCAGCTGGCTAAACCTGAGCGAGTACCATATCCCGGATTATTGCAGCCACTACCAATACCCTCCAAACCATGGGAAATGATGACGATGGATTTCATTGAAGGGTTGCCTCCATCTAGACAATTCAACTGTATCCTGGTGGTCATCGACAAATTATCCAAGTATGGTCATTTTATTGCTCTGAAACACCCGTACACTGCAAGCACAGTAGCAGAGGCCTTCTTGGATCATGTGTATCGCCTTCATGGATTGCCAGTGTCCTTGGTATCGGACCGTGACCCAATTTTCACTAGCTCTTTTTGGAAGGAATTCTGCAACAGAACAGGCATCAAAATCCGAATGAGTTCAGGCCAGCATCCACAGACAGACGGGCAAACAGAACGAGTCAATCAGCAAGTTGAGGGATATCTTCGCTGTTTTATCAGCGCTCATCCTCATCGTTGGTCGCAGTGGCTCCCGCTTTGCGAGCTGTGGTACAATTCCAATTGGCACTCATCCACAGGGCATTCTCCATTTGAAGTGGTATATGGTCATGCACCTCGCTACTTTGGTATTTCCCCTACGGATACGGTTGCCAGTTCTGATGTTCACCAGTGGTTAGAGGACCGTCATGTGATCATGGAATCAGTTAAACAACAGTCTCTGCGAGCCCAGCAACGCATGAAAATGCAAGCTGACAAACATCGTACTGAACGGTCGTTTGAGGTGGGAGACTCTGTTTTTCTCAAAATGCAACCCTACATTCAATCTTCTATCGCTCCGCAGGCAAATCATAAGTTGGCGTTCAAGTACTTTGGTCCCTTTCCAATTACAGAGAAGGTTGGCACGGTGGCTTACAAACTGGCTTTGCCTGAAAATTGTCGTGTTCATCCGGTCTTCCATGTTTCCTTGCTCAAAAAGCACATCAAAGCTGGTCGAGAGGTACTCCCTATGCTGCCCTCTCCTGATGCACTGTTGCAGGTTCCGGCAAGAATCCTTGACCGCCGCTTGGTCCAACGGGAAAACAAGTCGATCACTCAGGTTTTGATCAAGTGGAGCCGTTCGCCTGAATCCATGGCTACCTGGGAGGACCAGGAGACACTGAAGCAAAACTTTCCTCGGGcaccggcttgggggcaagccgctTCGGTTCCAGGAGGGATTGTCAGCGACTCTGCTGCTACGGCAAGGACAAGTCATGATCCGCTACAGGGCGAACCGGCAAGCAACATCAAGGCCAGGCCCAGGAGAGTCCAGAAGCGGCCTGCTCGGTCATTTGGGCCGGCATGGGTCTAGTAGACAAGTGTATAAGTAAGCAGATGACACTTGTAACGGGTGGGCGGACGGAACGGCTTCAGCCGGCTGGATAGGATAGGAGTGGCTGGTGTGTGTTGTTTCTCTGTTCTTCCTTCCTCGTCCTTGGATTGAATTCAAATCTGTAATCAACTAGACACtaaattgagagagagagagagagaaagcaatTGGTGCTTACAAAATCAGATGGACATATTTCGCGCCTGTTTTAGAAACAAGAAAAAACAGCTTAGTTGAATCCTGATTTGTCGTCTTTGTGATATAATAGTATGACtttgacatgatgtagagataAATAAAGGGTTCAAGGTTAACGGAGCAACCGAAAATGTACGCGCATCTTTGTGATATTTTAGATTCGTTAGATTATACCAAAGTTGGTCAAATACGACCCTGATATTAGTGTAGGATTATTCTGGACAGAAGATTTGTCCAGCCCGAGCGCATCCATCGGAATGTTCATTCACGTGCCCTGGTTCTATCCGAGTGGGTGGTTTGTGCTTGTGCGGTGAAGGCCCGCAAGGCGAGCTGAGACGCGTGGCGCGTCGTCGGGGAGATGATGAAACCTGGCGCCGGTAGAATCTAAACCCAGCGCGCAAACCACGCAAGGCTTGCGTTATCCGGAATTACAGGATGGGATAGATGCTGCCTGCGATTTGCTTGCTCTTGCTTCAAGCAATGTGCCAAGAAGCGTATGTTTAAGCTCGTCCTCGTGAGCTGTTTCAGGAAAAAAAATTGTTTTAAAGGGAAATTTCAAGATAATTCACTTTAACGCGTCTGGATCAGCTGTTACAAAAGAAATGTCTCCGTGTAGCTTCAACTTGGAGAGAAGCGATGCGGCTAGTCGTTTGATGCAAGACACAACGAGCGAGCGGGTATTAACAAAGCAAGTCAGATTAGAAAGTGAACACAGCATACCCAAAATTCAGCAAAAGAAAGAACATAAGTTTAGTAGCCGATCTCTTTCTTTCCCATCTTGTTAATCACGGTGACAAGAAATGCTAGCAGTAGTCTCTAATTCCTCTAATTTCGCAAAAAGAAAGTAGTAGTCTCTAATTTCTCGATGTTTCATTTCACAAAGCACAAAACACGACCAAAATCGTCTCGGCCTCTTCCAAACATTAGCCATCCTACAGACCTCCAAAAAGAACAAGGAAACGCGACCGTCAACCGCTGCACTTCCCTTGTCTGAGGTCGCGGAGGAGCCCCCCTGCCTCCGCGCCGACGAGCTCCAGCTGGTCCTCGAGGTACTTCTGCAGCAGCCCCAGCCGATCGCCGGCGTCAACCGCCCCAAATCGCCCGCCGCCTCTTGTGCTGCCGCCGCACATCTgcatcatcctcctcctcgcccGCCGGAACCGGACCACGGCCACGGCGCAGCAAAGCAGGGGCAGCCAGAGCAGCACCAGTGACAAGGCCACCGGCACGGCGcacgcagccaccgccgccgccgcgcacgtcCGCCACGCAGCCGGCCTCCCGCTGCCCATCCCgctcgcacgcacgcacgcaccggaGCTGAtcagccggcggcgacggcggcgaggcttgCAAGAGACTGGCCGCTTTGGTCTTGCTCCGCCTTTTTGCTTGTTTGGAATTTGGATCGGAGGAGAAGATGAGAGCAAAGCTTCCGCTTTTATTATGGACGGATGTTGCTTTGCTTCGACCGAAGGCGTTGGCGTGTCCGACTCAGTGGTGTGACCTTCTCCCACCTTTTTATGCTGCTATTAGGAGTCATCGATCGCCTTTCTCTTACTTCTTGGACAGGATCGGAAGGCGACTGTTAGGCGCCGGCGCATCGGCTGAAATTTCGGCCGGTCGGCCCATAGCGGCACGATGCGCGCGTCCCAGACCACACGATTCCATCCCGCCCTCCATGCGCGTGTCTCCTTCCACACAACAGTTCCTCTATGCCTCATGCTTCCTCTTCGTCCTCCCATGGCCTTTCGCTTGAAGCTCTGTGGCTGCCGCTGGCCGGCTCGCCGGTCGCTCACAGGCTCGCGTTGCTACTCGCCGGGCCCGCTCGCTGATTGGATTGTTGCAATAAAATCAATTGCTAAAAAAATCTGGTCTCAGTTCCGCTTCAGGCGGTTCCAACAAAATCAAAAGCTCATTGTAGCAAAATTAGTTAAAGGTTTCAGCAAAAGAGACAAATGCAGCAAAAATTCAAAGAAATGCCTCGCCGCCGCACCTCATGAAGAAATTTGGTTCCAACAAAAAAACACTAGGTTCCAGCAAATTAAATCAGCGTTATTGCTCGCCGAGCCCCCGTTGCAACTGAGGGAGAAAAGCCGGTTCCACAGCCATTGAAGCTTTTTCCATCATTGAAGCTTTTTTCTTATGGTGGAAGCTTTTTCCTCATGCCACTTGAAGCTTTTCCTCCCGCCGGATGAAGCTTTTTCACAGCCGTAGCTTTTCTCTCGTCTCCGTCACAAATATGAAGCTTCGTCGCACGTCGAGCTGCATCGGCAGTAGCAATCCAGACTGCCGCTTCCAGCAAAAAGAAACACTGCTTCCAACAAAACAAAGTCTGTTGGTCGATCCTCGCAGCTCTGAGGAAGCTGGTTCTAGCAAAACAAATTGATGCTTCCAACACAAAAAAAACACTACATCCAGCAAAAAAGGACATCTAAGATCGATAGCACGCCATACCTTCCAGCAAAAAAAGCATTATTTCCAGCTGCGCCATTTGCAGGTTGCAACTTTTGCCTTGCCGATTGCAACTTCCTCCCCGGCCAGTTCCAGCTCCGCCATTTGCTGGTTCCAGCCCCGCCGCTTGTCGGTTCCAGCTCCCCCGCTTGCCGGTTGTTGCTTTGCCCCAGCTGCTTGCAACTCCATCGTAGCTGGGTCCAGCTCCACCGCTCGCCGGTTGCGCACGGGAGGTACGCCATCACCGGCGTGGGTACCCTTCCCCCGTCGCAGCACCGTCGGCGCACAGCAGCGCCTGTAACTCCCCTCCTGCATCGTCTCCTCCTTCCTCAGGCGATCTGTGCGAGCGCGAAGCATCCCGCCGCGGTCGCCTCACACGTGGGTGAAACGACATGGCGCGTGGTGGCCCTCCCCAGCGATTTTCCTTAGCAGGGGTAGGCGGCGGCCATGGCCACTCGCCGATCTGGAGCAaaggggagggggtcggccggtcGTGTTCTGGAAGACAAAGGGGAGAACGAGAAAAGAAATCGGAGGGGATAAGGTTTCTGACCAACGGTGGGTGGTCCCACTCACCTGCACGAGTGTGCACTGGTGGATAGATGATGTGGCGTTCGACTGGCCGAGTGTTCGGCCGGCGCGCCGAACGCAAACGTTTCCCGGATCAGAATGGGCGTGACATGTTTGGGTTGTGGTTAGGGCGATGCTAGGCGTCGGTGCACCGGCCGAACAGTTTCGGCCGATCGCGCCCCAGCTGCCCGATGCAGTCAATCAGAGTCGTCTAATCTGCCTTCTCCCCTTTGTGTTGACTTCTCTCTTCTTCTTCCACGCGCGCTCACCCCGGCCGCCCCTGCCGCTGGTCACCCCTCCCCCTCTCACCTGGACCTCTTCCCCTCTTGCAGTCCCACGCTATTGGATGCGCTCTTCGTCCCCATCGCCGCCGGTCGCCGACGCAGCACCCCCTGTGATGCCTGGATAATTAAACtatagtgaacctctgctaatgatgccacgtcacctcggttactgttgataatctcgcgttagttcaaaagtatacaaattcaaattcaaaatcgaggaAACATCAAAagctttcaaatattaaaacttaaATGTTTGGGTTATGCCAAATAATGCACAGGtagttatggtggagaaaccacacttttgtaGAATGCTTAAATGCTCTAAAGTTGTTAAAACAATAGttgaaacaattaaataaatgtctTTGATGTTTTACAAAATACTAATCTATTTTTTTGGTAAAACTTTTTGTGGTAGTGGGTGTTGATGAGACACTAATTTAGGAATTCACTTTGTGATGTATAAAACAAAATTAGatcaagaaataaaagaaaacagaaaaaaacaaaagataaAAGGAAAGTAAAAAAAAGGGGAGACCCCCCTGCTGGGAcccggcccagctggcctcaggcCCAACAAGGATGGCCCACCCCGCACCTCCCTAGCCTATATggcccctaccccccccccccgaaaccctaaccgctaCCCCCCACTTTCCTTGATCCTTCGCATCTCTcgctccctctcccccttccctcGATTCAGATCGAGGCAGCGAGCACCAGCGACCGCACCGCCTCGCGCCCCTCCGTCGGTGCCgccccaccgccgtcctcctcgccTCCTCCCCTCCCGATCTGGGCGCCTCGTCACGGCGCCCCGACGACGCCACCGCCCGGCGTCGCCGCCATCGCCTCACCGCCCGACCCCGCTGTCGCGCGGTGCCGCCCTCGACGGACACGCCGCCTCGCCTCTCCCTCACCGAATGCCATTGCGCCTCGCCGCCCCCTCCTCTGCAAACGGAGGGTGAGCCCCCCCTGTCTGCCAGTGTTCCTCTCCCGGTCGTCGTACCCGCCGGGCCACTACCCCCGCGCATGCCGCTCCTGTGTGGCCACGCGCCCGAGCCATCTCCGTCCGCGGTCTGCACAGTGGCCGCGCCCACTGCTGCACCGCTCCACGCGCCCACAGCCCCCTCCTTCGTTTTGGCCACCGAGGCCCGCGCTGCCGTAGCTTAGCCtctgctgccgcggccaccgcaCACCGTGGCCGCTGTCCCCGCCCTTGTGGCGTGCCACTACTGTTGCTCCTCCCCGCtggccacccccctcccccccgcttgGGCTGCAGAAGCGCCGTGCCGCTCCTCATGCGCCGCCCGCTCACTCCGGCCTCGTCCAGGCCATCGCCCTGGCTCCGGCGACCCGGGCCCGTTCCCGGCTGCGCCCTGACACTTGCTGCCAGCGCCGCCCGGGGCATCACCCTGCTCCCCGCTTCCTGGTGGCCTCGAGCACAGGCACCCGCACCCGTGCAACCGATAACCCACCCCGCTAGGCCGCTGAGCCCATGACAACGGGCCCCACGGGCCTCTTCTCTTAAAAAAATGTAAATGTAAAAAaacttttcttaaaaaaaagatataaaaatacaattaattaattaacttaattaaaatgttttaattaaactaattacttAGTTAGCCTAACTAAATCGTAATTAACTAAATGTGAGTATGACAGGAGGGCCCcacccagtatgactacggtgttgacgacccctctctcttgccagagcaaccaggcaagccccaccTGATCACCAAaaatcgcctactcttctctctaatgcttgcattagagtagtgtagcatgtcactgctttccgttaatcctattttgatgcatagcatgtcattgttgctacaactgttgataccttacatgcaatcctaaatgcttaatataggatgctagattatcatcagtggccctacattcttgttagtctgccatgctatactatcgggccgtgatcacgtcgggtgttgatcacgggtaaatacatacatatatacatactatacaggtgctgactaaagtcgggtcggctcgttgagtacccgtaaGTGAtgctgatgtgggggctgaaggggcaggtggctccatccaggtagtggttggcctgagttcccgacggcccccgactattactttgaggcggagcgacatggcaggttgagatcacctaggagagaggtgggcctggccctggtcggcgtccccggttacttcaaaataacatgcttaacgagatcttggtatttgatatgagtctagctactggcctatacgcactaaccaactacgcgggaacagttatgggcactcgacgtcgtggtatcagccgaagccttcgtgacgtcagcgactgagcggcgcatgctgggttggactggaacgactgctcttgtataagggaggctaggacTGCTCatcggccacgtacgcaacgtgcaggtgtgcaatgggcgatgggcccagacccctgcgccataggattgagaccggcgtgctgacctctctgttgtgcctaggtagggctgcgacgtgttgatcttccgaggccgggcatgacccagaaaagtgtgttcagacaaaggggatcgagcgtgttgggaaatatgatgcacccatgcagggaagttaatctattcgaatagttgtgatcttcggtaacaggacgacttggagttgtaccttgaccttatgacaactagaaccagatacttaataaaacacacccttccaagtgccagatacaaccggtgatcgctctctcacagggcgacgaggggaggatcatcggttaggattatgttatgcgatgttacttggtgaacttaccatctactctcttctcctgctgcaagatggaggttaccagaagcgtagtcttcgaaaggactagctatccccctcttattccggcattctgcagttcagtccacatatgatacccctttttcatttgataccaatcCATACATATGTAGTTAGCTCCTtggttgcgagtactttggatgagtactcacggttgctttgttccccccTTTTctcccttcctatacccgattgctgcgaccagacgatggagcccaggagccagacgccaccgtcgacgacgactcctactacactggaggtgcctactactacatgcagcccgctgacgatgaccaggagtagtttaggaggatcccaggcaggaggcttgcgcctttTCGATCTGTATCAcagtttgtgctagtcttcttaaggcaaacttgtttacttatatctgtactcagatattgttgcttccgctgagtcgtctatgatcgagctcttgtattcgagccatcgaggcccctggcttgtaatatgatgcttgtatgacttattttatttgtagagttgtgttgtgatatcttcccgtgagtccctgatcttgatcgtacatgtttgcgtgtatgattagtgtacggtcaaaccgggggcgtcacacccCTACTCCCCGCGTTCCCGGTAGGAAGTCGCTACCCCTTGTAGCAAAAAACGCCGCCGCCTTGAAGCACGCCGAAGCCCCTTTGTCGTTGCAGCACCTAGCAGCCGCCGTCGTCGCTGCATTGTCGTGTCGCCATGCAGCTCTCAACGTCGCCGCTTGCCACCATTGACGagtcgggttgaagctttttctatCATCGATTGATGCTTTTTCTAtgccggttgaaacttttttcgcACATTAAAACTTCCGCCATGCCAATTGAAGCTTTTTTCACCTAGGATGGAAGCTTTTTTTGTAAGGTTTGCAGCTTTTTCTCTGTCCaacattttggttgcaaaaaaatcCCCCCCTCCAGCTAAAGATTTCTTAAtctccggttgaagctttttcatttGCGGGTTGATGCTTTTGTCAAAATGGTTGTAACTTTTCCTCTGTTCCGTTgtttggttgaagcttttttatctACTGAATGTAGCTTTTTGCGTCCATGGT encodes the following:
- the LOC123106771 gene encoding uncharacterized protein translates to MGSGRPAAWRTCAAAAVAACAVPVALSLVLLWLPLLCCAVAVVRFRRARRRMMQMCGGSTRGGGRFGAVDAGDRLGLLQKYLEDQLELVGAEAGGLLRDLRQGKCSG